A genomic window from Deltaproteobacteria bacterium includes:
- a CDS encoding STAS domain-containing protein, producing the protein MEIEKKKEKNLLVVSVQGRVDALTAPALEKDLLETVSGGEKRLLLDLSGLQYISSAGLRTLLIIAKKLKAGQGEILFAGLKGPVEEVFKISGFYSIFKIFDSPETALSRI; encoded by the coding sequence ATGGAGATTGAAAAGAAAAAAGAAAAAAATCTTCTGGTGGTTTCGGTCCAGGGGCGGGTGGACGCCCTGACCGCACCGGCGCTGGAAAAAGACCTGTTGGAAACCGTCTCCGGGGGAGAAAAGCGGCTTCTCCTGGACTTGTCCGGACTCCAATATATCAGCAGCGCCGGCTTAAGAACCCTGCTGATCATTGCCAAGAAATTGAAGGCCGGGCAAGGGGAGATCCTTTTTGCTGGTCTTAAAGGCCCGGTGGAAGAGGTCTTCAAGATCTCCGGTTTTTATTCCATCTTCAAAATATTCGATTCCCCGGAAACGGCCCTGTCCCGGATTTAA
- a CDS encoding ABC transporter substrate-binding protein produces MKEKVFSIFLFLLLFAPSALAADRPYLKKTAFIPHWSPQAQFAGYYLAYEKEFYKKHGLDLTIIPGGPHRSPLDHLRQKKADFGSLWLCSAIEKRGHGLNLINIAQIMQKSALMLVAKKGSGIRTPQDMNGKKVGLWRNEFQIQPRALFKKYNLKVRIIPQSFSVNLFLQGGVDVASAMWYNEFHTLLNSGLNPEELSTFFFFDYGLNFPEDGLYCLEETLKKDPELIRTFVRASLEGWLYAFDHPEEALDIILKHMRLAGIPANRVHQRWMLARMKDLIVIPEGQESLGRLKEGDFQRVAGELKKIGLIKEVPSFTSFYHDQIDHVQK; encoded by the coding sequence ATGAAAGAAAAAGTTTTTTCTATCTTCCTTTTCCTGCTTTTATTTGCCCCCTCGGCTTTAGCCGCCGATAGGCCTTATCTAAAAAAAACGGCCTTTATTCCCCATTGGTCTCCCCAGGCCCAATTTGCCGGATATTACCTGGCTTACGAAAAAGAGTTTTATAAAAAACACGGCCTCGACCTGACCATTATTCCCGGCGGCCCTCACCGCTCACCCCTTGACCATCTCCGCCAAAAGAAGGCCGACTTCGGGAGCCTCTGGCTGTGCTCGGCCATCGAAAAACGGGGTCACGGCCTTAACCTGATCAATATTGCCCAGATCATGCAGAAATCGGCCCTGATGCTGGTGGCCAAAAAAGGGAGCGGCATCAGGACCCCCCAGGACATGAACGGAAAAAAAGTCGGCCTCTGGCGCAATGAATTTCAAATCCAGCCCCGGGCCCTTTTTAAGAAATATAATCTTAAAGTCAGAATCATCCCCCAATCCTTTTCCGTCAATCTGTTCCTGCAAGGCGGCGTGGATGTGGCCTCGGCCATGTGGTACAATGAATTTCATACCCTCCTCAATTCCGGTTTGAACCCCGAAGAATTGAGCACTTTTTTCTTTTTCGATTACGGACTGAATTTTCCGGAAGACGGTCTCTATTGCCTCGAGGAGACCCTCAAGAAAGATCCGGAATTGATCAGGACCTTTGTCCGGGCCAGCCTGGAAGGCTGGCTCTACGCCTTTGACCATCCCGAAGAGGCCCTGGATATCATCTTGAAGCACATGCGCCTGGCCGGAATACCGGCCAACAGGGTCCACCAGCGATGGATGCTGGCCAGAATGAAGGATTTGATCGTCATCCCGGAAGGCCAGGAATCCCTGGGAAGGCTCAAAGAAGGCGATTTTCAGCGGGTCGCCGGGGAGCTCAAAAAAATCGGTTTGATTAAAGAGGTCCCTTCCTTTACATCCTTTTACCACGACCAGATCGATCATGTTCAAAAATAG
- a CDS encoding ATP-binding protein, producing MPILSQIALPARLERLQAFLHLATQCARQQGLSDKKIHEIELVLEEALVNVFHYAYPGKDGEVEVICRTDPGGRLIIETIDTGLPFDPLSLEDPDLTLDVAERKVGGLGVYLMKILMDEVHYRREGNKNILTFVVYPK from the coding sequence ATGCCGATCCTATCCCAGATCGCCCTGCCGGCCAGGCTGGAACGTCTTCAGGCCTTCCTGCACCTGGCTACTCAATGTGCCCGGCAACAGGGCCTTTCCGATAAAAAAATCCATGAGATTGAATTGGTCCTTGAAGAGGCCCTGGTCAATGTGTTTCATTATGCCTATCCCGGAAAGGATGGGGAGGTAGAGGTGATTTGCCGGACCGATCCAGGAGGACGTCTGATCATTGAAACCATCGATACAGGACTTCCCTTTGATCCCCTTTCTCTGGAGGATCCGGACCTGACCCTGGATGTGGCTGAAAGGAAGGTCGGCGGGCTTGGGGTCTACCTGATGAAAATCCTGATGGATGAGGTGCACTACCGGCGGGAAGGAAACAAAAATATTCTGACCTTTGTGGTCTATCCAAAATGA